TAGAAAGTTTCCCATTGCGGGACGCGGAGTCGTCGGCCGATACCGTCCGGCAACCTCCCTCCAGATGCCATACCGGATCCCGCCGGCAACTGGCCGTGCTCTATTGTGCCTTCACCTTTGCCTTCGAATCAAGGGGTAAAGCCGTCCCGTCCGCGCGCCCTGTTGGCACTCGCGGCATGTCCAGCACCGGATCGCACAACTCCCTGCCGACAGTGGGTCCACTACTGCGTGATGTTGAAGGTCGCGGTGAGGGAGTTCGAATCGGAGCCGGCGCTGTCGGTGAGGTACATCCTGGCGGTGTACGTCCCGGGCGTAAGAAACATGACGTTGGTGGTTGTGCCGTTGTAGGTGCCGACCGTTTTGCCGGAAGGGATTGTGAGGGTGATCGTCTTTGAAAAGACCTGCGCGCCGCTGGGGTTGTACACGGTGTAGGTACCGGTGGAAACGTCGCCGTCCGGATCGCTGAAGTCGAAGCGCCAACCGACGCTGGTGACGGTATTTACGGTGGTCGCATTTGGTGTGTACTGGAGGTTGAAGATAGCAGGCGCTGTTCCGGCTGCTGTCTGCCCGGCACCCCCGCCTCCGCCGCCGCACCCGGCCAGCGCAAATGCTAGAAGAATGATCGTTGCTCCATATTTAAAAGCACTACATTGCATCACACTTTCTCCTTGTCTGAAGATGGAGGTTAAGAAGAAGTCATAAAAGCCCATGAATACTATCACAACTTCTGCTAGTCCACCAATAAAAACTGGAAAACAGTCTCCAGTGATTTGGGGGCGACAACTTTTTGTTAACTGTGACCGACAAAGCCGTTGACGCAGCGTGAATCGCAGTGTTATTCTCCCATGCTTTCAATTCAATTCCTTCCGGCGCGAACTTGCGACGGCATGGAAAATACAATGGTGATAGGAGTTGACCAGTGAGAAAAAGAGTAAGCCTGGCGTCAGCAGTACTTGCAGTTGCCCTCTCCGTATCCTCCGTCTTTGCAGCAGATGCTTCGAGACCTCTCATCGGCGTCTCCAAGATCGTCTCCCACCCCGCCCTCGATGCCGTTGAGAAAGGTCTCCAGGACGAGCTCGCCGCGCTGAAGATCTCCGCGCAGTTCGACCTGCAGAATGCCAACGGCGACTCCAACACGGCAGCCTCCATCGCCAACAAATTCCAGTCCGAGAAAGTGGCCGTCGCAGTAGGCATCGCGACCCCGACCGCGCAGGCGCTGGTCAACACACTGAAAACGACTCCGGTGGTATTCTCCGCCGTCACCGACCCGGTCAAGGCCGGCCTCGTCAGGTCCCTCACGAAGGGTGGCAAGTATGTCACCGGCGTCTCCGACATGACCCCGGTAAAGCAGCAGATCGAGCTTCTCCTCAAGATGAAGAAGGTGAAGAGACTCGGCCACATCTACACGAGCTCCGAGGAGAACGCGGTGGTCCTCGCCGGCGTCGTGAAGCAGGCGTGCAAGGATCTCAACATCGAATTCGTGGAGACGACCGTCTCCAAGTCCTCCGAGGTGAAGCAGGCAGTACAGGCGATCGTGAGAAGGGTCGACGCCCTCTACATCTCCACCGACAACACCGTCGTCTCCGCCCTGAGCGCGGTCACCGACGTTGCAATGAAAAACAAGATCCCGGTCATGTCCGCGGACCCGAGCTCCGCAGAGAAGTTCCCGGTCCTCGCCGCCTGGGGCTTTGACTACTACAAGATGGGGCGCGTCACCGGCCAGATGGTCGCCGCTATCCTCAAGGGGAAAAAGCCTGAGCAGATGCCGACCCGCTTCATGACCAAGGCTTCCGACGTCGACCTCCTCATCAACCTCGACGTGGCGAAGAAGCTCGGCCTTGCCGTGCCGCAGGATCTCGTGAAGACCGCCAACAAGGTGGTACAGAACGGCGCGCTCACCAAGAAGTAGTGAAAACAGCGACGGCGCCCGCTTGGGCGCCTGTCGCCAGTCCAAGGTAAGGAAGTAGCGTTTTTATGATCGAAGGGATTTTCGTAGAAGGACTCATTTACGGGATCATGGTACTCGGGGTGTTCATCTCCTTCCGGGTGCTCGACTTCCCTGACCTCACGGTGGACGGTTCCTTTCCGCTGGGGGCTGCACTGATGGCGACCTGCATCCTCTCCGGGATAAACCTCTGGGTTGCTCTGTTGATCGCCTTTGCCGGCGGTGTCATCGCCGGGTACGCCACCGCCCTCATCCACAACCACCTGAAGGTGCCGAACCTGCTGGCCGGCATCCTCACCATGACGATGCTCTACTCGGTGAACATCAGGGTTCTCGGCAACCGCGCCAACGTCCCGCTCCTGAACCAGGACACCGTCCTCACCTTCGTTGCCGCGAGGCTCGAGGGAATCGTCCCCGAAGAGTACCAGGTCCTCGTCTTCTTCGTGATCGTGGCGATCATCATCAAGGTGCTGCTCGACATGTTCTTCCGCACCGACCTCGGTCTCACCATCGGGGCGATGGGGAACAACGAGCAGATGGTTGTCTCCCAGGGGGTCGACCCGAAGACGCTGAAGGCAATCGGCCTTGGTCTCTCCAACGGTCTCGTGGCCCTCTCAGGCGCCTTCGCCGCGCAGTACTTAGGCTTTGCCGACGTCGGTCTCGGCCAGGGGATCATCATCTCCGGCCTCGCCTCCGTCATGATCGGCGAGTTCCTGATCATGAAGAGCAACCGCATCTCGGTGCTGACCCTCTGCGCGCTCCTGGGCTCGATCTGCTTCCACGGAGTCCTCTACGTCGGGCGCTACTACGGCTATCTCGTGAAGATGACACCGAACGACCTGAACCTCATAAAGGGTATCCTGATCATCATCCTCCTTGTCGCGACCCAGAGCAGGAAACTGAAGAAACCGTCCAGGGGGGTGGTGAGCAAATGATCGAGCTTAAAGACGTATCGATGATCTTCAACCAGGGGACGGTGAACGAAAACCAGGCCATCTCCAACATCAACCTGAGGGTGAAAGAAGGGGACTTCATCACCGTTATCGGCTCCAACGGAGCAGGGAAGTCGACGCTTTTCAACCTGATCGCCGGGACGATAACGCCGACCTTCGGCTCCATCCACCTGAACAACCGGAACGTGACGCGGGAGCCGGAGTACAAGCGCGCGAAGTACATCGGCCGCATCTTTCAGAATCCGTTGCTGGGGACCGCCGGCAACATGAGCCTGGAAGACAACATGATGATCACCTACCGCAAGGGGTTCAAGTGGCTGAAGCGCAGCCTCAACCACGCCAAGAGGGAGCTCTTCCGCTCCGAGCTCGTCCAGCTCAGGATGGGGCTTGAGGACCGCATGAAGGAGAACCTGGCCATGTTCTCCGGCGGTCAGAGACAGGCGCTGACCCTCCTGATGGTGGTCCTTTCGAAGCCGGACCTGATTCTCCTGGACGAGCACACCGCGGCGCTCGACCCGAAGAACGCGGAGATCGTCCTGGAACTGACGAACAAGTTCATCGAGGAATACAAGCTGACCGCGATGATGATCACCCACAACATGACCCACGCCATCGAGTTTGGAAACAGGCTCCTCATGATGGACAAGGGGGAAATCATCTTCGACGTCGAGGGGCAGGCGAAAAAGGAGCTCACCGTCGAGCGGCTCATCGAGAAGTTCCACGAAATCCGCCACAAGAGCTTCGAGAACGACCGGACCTTACTCTCGGAGGACTGAGAGAAACGGGATCTTTGAGAGAGAAAAGGCGCCGGAGGGAAATCCTCCGGCGCCTTTTTATCATTCAGCAGATGTAATGTAGGCCGGGATAAGCCGGAGGCGTTCCCGGCAGACTCTGGTGATCCTGCAATGCCGCTTTTTGCCGGAAACGCTGCGCTTATTCCGGCCTACATTGCTACATACAACAACGTAAAGCATGACCCCTTTCTACGCCAGCTTGAACTTCCCCACCAGGCTCTGCAGGTCCTCCGCGAGGGTTGCAAGGTCACTTGCCGCGCCCGCGCAATGATGGGCACCACTGGAGGTCCTTTGCACGACGCCGGTGATCTGCGTGATGTTGCTGGAGATCTCCGCCGTCGTCGCCGTTTGCTGCTCTGCCGCCGTGGCAATCTGGGCGATCTGCAGCGTCACCCCGGACACCTTCTCGAGGATCTCCTGCAAAGACGCCCCCGACTTCTCCGCCTCCACCGTCCCGGCTCCGACCTCGTGCACTCCTTCCTCCATCGCCTGCACGGCATCCCGCGTTTCCGCCTGGATGGAGCGGATCATCTCCCCTATTTCCCGCGTCGCCTTCGTGGTCCGCTCGGCAAGCGCACGTACCTCGTCGGCGACGACGGCAAAACCGCGCCCCTGCTCACCGGCTCGCGCGGCCTCTATCGCGGCGTTCAGCGCCAGGAGATTCGTCTGGTCCGCTATGTCCTCTATGGTGCCGACAATTTCGCCTATCTGGTCGCTGCGCTGCCCCAGACTCGCCACGGTAGCGGCTGACGCTTTCACCCTTGTCGCGATGCGGGACATAACCTGCACGGTTTCTTTCACCACGGCGGCACCGGCCTCGGCGGAGGCGGTTGCCCCCTTCCCTTCCACCGCGGCAAGGTGGCAGTTTTGGGCGATGTCACCGGAAGTCGCCGCCATCTCCTCGGTGGCAGTCGCCACCGTGCCCGTCTGGCAGGCGACCTCGTCGGCCCCGTTGGAGATGACCTCCGAGGTGTCGTGCAGGTCGCTGGCGGCAGAGGCGACGGCCCTGCTATTGCTCGCCACTCTTTGCATGAGCCCCATGAGCGTTTGCGCCATCTGGTTTACCTCTCCGGCAAGCATCCCCATCTCGTCCCGTGTCGTTATTGAAGATCGGGCGGTGAGGTCCCCCGCTGCCACCTCCGTCAGGGTGCCAAAGACGCTCCTGAGGGGCCGGCTGATGGAGTTGGCAATCAGGACGCCGAGCGCGCAAAGGAGAAGAGCCGCCGCTGCCCCGATGGCTACTGTCCAGGTGATGGATGAGTGATAACCGGAAAGATCGGACCTGTAGGTCGCGGCGGCTGCGTCGATGTTGTACTGCACAAGTTCCACGATTGCCTTCGTGGGCTTCTCGCTCAGCGGAGTTATGTTTCGTGTAGCATAGGCCAGGTCCTCCTCACGCTTCGCCGGATCCCCCAGGTGCCCTGCCACGGTGCGGGACAGTTTCACCGCCTCGGCATGGTACGCCTCACTTCCAGCCGCGAAGATATCTATCAGATCCTTCTCCTTCGGCTCCAGTTCGCTTTTTTTGAACTCCGCGATTCCGTCGACGATCTTGCTCCGTTGCACCTCGAGGTCCTGAGCCAGTTCCTCGACCTTTGAGCGATCCTTCACAAGGAGGATGCGGGCGACATCGAGCCGCATGGAGAAGAGATGCCCCTTCAGGTCGTTCAGGAGCCCGACATGCCGGACGGCAGCACTCATATCCTCTTCGCTCCGGGCCATCCCCTGCATCTTGAGGAGCCCCCCGGCCACCAGCGCAGCCATGGTGACAACAGCTAACGCAACGAGCACCAGACACTTCGTCTTCACCTTCAGATTCATCCAACTGTACATTACGCCTCTCCTCTATCTTCCTGAGCCTGATTCAGAAGATATCGTCGTAAGCGCCGGCACCTTGAGAACTTAATGAGGTGTAAACGGATTTTTGATAGGGGGATGGAGGAGACATGCTCCGGAGTGGGGTTAGCGCAGCACAAGACCAAGGAGCCAGTACAGCGCCATCCCTACGATGACGGTCCCGGCAAGGGAGCGGGTCTTGAGGGCAAAGAAGAGGGTCGGAATCGCCGCCAGGAGATCGGGGCGCGACGGATCGAAGGTGCGCGGCGTGCCGGTGGTTACCAGCACCGGCGCCACAAGGGAACTCAGTATGGCGACCGGCACGAGGTCGAGCCAGTCGGTGAGCCAGCGGGGGAGTTGCCTGCGGGAAAGGAGGGTCAGCGGGAGCATGCGCGGGAGATACGTGGCGAGCCCCATCCCCACGATCAGCAGTACGTAATGAATATCAGGCATGCACCTTCCTTTTTCTTGAATGTCTCTTTATCAGAAAGCCGATAGTCGCGGCGGCGCAGGAGGCCGCGATTATGTGTCCGTTTCCCTGGAAGATCAGGGAGAAGGATACGGAGAGGACGGCGGCGACGACTGCAGTGATGATGTGCAGCCTCTCCCGGAACTGGAAGGTCAGCAGGCAGATGAACATGCCGGTCAGGGCGTAGTCGATGCCGAAGGCGCCGGGGGGGACGAGGTTACCGATGTAGACGCCGGCGACGGTGCTGACAACCCAGCAGGCATTCGCGGCCTGGTTCATGGTTAGGGCACGCCACCGGTCCCACCCTTCCCCCCTGAAGCGCGCCATGTTGACGGCGAAGCTTTCGTCGGTGACCCCGTAGGCAAAGAGAGCCAGAAAGCGCCTGCTGATCCCGGGAAAATGCACGGACATGGCGGAGCTCATAAGAAGATGCCTCAGGTTCACCACGAAGGTCGTGGCGACGATGGTGACTGCCGAGACCCCGCTGCCGATCATGGCGACGGCGATGAATTGTGAACCGCCGGCAAAGACGAGCACGGACATCAAAAGGACATGCAGCGGGCCGAGCCCCGCCTTCTGGGCCAGCACCCCGAAGGAGAGCCCGATGGGGAGATAGCCGAGACAGACAGGCCAGGCGGCGCCAAGGCCGTCCCGCACGACGCAGTGACGCTCACTGACCAAGATTCCCCTCCACAGTCGCGACAGGGTCACCGAAGTTCAGGTTCAGAAAGACTGCCCCGATGATGATCGACATACCCACGACCTGTGACAGGACGATCTCCTCCCGCAGAAAGAGGGTGATGAAGACGAGCGACAGAACCGGAGTGAGGAGCGCAAAGTTCGAACTGTGGCTTGTCCTGGTAAGCTGCAGGGCGCGGTTCCAGAGGATGAAGGCGAGCGCTGTGGGGAAGACGCCGATGTAGAGGAGGATCAGGAGATCGACGGCCCCGATGCGCCAGGTGAAGCCGTAGAAGGGCATAAGGAGAAGAAGAAAGAGGAGCCCGAAAAGGTTGAACAGGAACATCCCGATACCGACATGGAAGCGGGCATGCTTGATGAGGACGCAAAAGAGCGCAAAGGTAAAGGCGCAGGCAAGGGAGAGAAGGACCCCCGAGCTCATCTCGAACCCGCGCAGGCTCCCGCCGGAGACGAGAATGAAGACTCCCATGAAGCCGAGGAGCACAAAGGCGACCGAGCGCAGCGAGGAGTGCTCGCGGTACACCAGGCGGGCCAGCACGATCATCATGAGGGGATACGTATAGGTGAGGATGACGACCTGGGCGGCGGGCAGGTGCTCGTACGACTTGATGCACAGAAGCTGCTGCACACCGAGCCCGATGACGCCGGTGAGGATGAAAAAGAGCGGCATCCTGCGAAATTCGGCGACGACCCCGCCCGCCTCCCCCGTGCGCAAAAGGTTCAGAAAGAGCGCCAGGACCGCGAAGCTCCCCATGTACACCGTGACGCTGTAACCGTCGAGGCGGGAGACACTGAGCTTGAAGGTCGTTCCGAGGGTGGCGAAAAGGAGCACGGCCAGGAGCGCGTAGATGCTCCCCTTGGTGGAGTCTTTCATTCCTGGGGCGCCTCCGCGGGTACGTTACGGAGGACGATGTCGCGCCGGGCAGTAGAGATAGCCGACCACGAGTAAAGCGCGAGCCCGCTCCAGATGCAGAGAAACGATGCGAGGTTCGCAGCAGTGAAGGGCTCGTGGTAAAGCCAGACCGCCTGCAGGAAGTGGAGGCTCGGAGTGATGTACTGCAGAAAGCCCATGGTCATGAGCCTCAGGCGGCGCGCGGCGGCAGCAAAGAAAAGGAGCGGGACGGCCGTCACCACCCCGCAAAGGATGAGGACGCCGGTGTCGGCTGCAGGTCCCGCGAGAAAGGCGCCGCGCCCGGTGAGCCCCAGATTAACCAGAAGAACCAGCGCCATCGGCCCCGCGAGGAAGGTCTCCATGGAGAGCCCCACCAGCGAGTCGACGGCCACTGTCTTGCGCAGAAGGCCGTACAGCCCAAAGGTGATGGCGAGGAGAATGGCGATCCAGGGGACTGCGCCGAGGGTGACTGCAGAAACTGCGACACCGACGACCGCAAGGAGAAGGCTCACCGCCTGCAAGCGCTGCATCCGCTCGCGCAGGAGCAAAAAGCCGAGCAGGACGTTGACCAGGGGATTCATGAAGTAGCCGAGACTCGACTGCAGCACCTCCCCCTTCCCTATCGCATAGATGAAGATAAGCCAGTTGGCGGCGATGAGAACCGTGCTGCAGCAGAGCGTGGCAAAGGTCTTCCACACGCGAAACGCGCTGCGGATCTCACCCCAGCGACCGCTGACCGTCACCAGTACGGCCAGAAAGAGCATCGACCAGACGATCCGGTGCGCCACCACCTCCAGCGGCGGGATGTGGGAAACGAGCTTGAAAAAGAGCGGAAAGAAGCCCCACACGAGATATGCCGCAAGGCCGCAGAGTACGCCGCGTCTGCTTTCCTGCGCAGCGGTCAAGCCGGCCTCAGTTGCACCGGTACTCATGCACTCTCCCTGATAGCGGCGATTTGACCGTCTGTTATGACTGAGAGCTCCTGCGGCGTGAGCCGAAAGAGGGCCGCCGGCGTCCCCGCCGCTGCCCACAATTCCTGGTACTGCAGCAGGTCCTCATCTATTACCGTCGGAAGCTTTTCCGGGTGCCCGAGGGGGGCGACCCCGCCGATGGCGAAGCCGGTCTTCTCACGCACGAAAGCAGCATTTGCCTTTGCGATCGGCTCTCCGGCTATTTCGGCGAGGCGCGCCTCTGCGACGCGGTTGCGACCGCTGGCAAGGACAAAGAGAGGGTTGCCGCTGACCGTCCCGCGGAAAAGGAGGGATTTTACAATCTGCCCCACATCGCAGCCGACAACCTGCGCCGCCTCTTCCGCGCTGCGGGTACTCTCGGAGCGCTCCTCCACGCGGCAGGAAAGCCCGAGAGCCGTCAGGGCATCCTGCACGCGCTGCGCGCTCCTGCTCAGTTGTGCTTCCATATCAACTCCAAAAGAGATCAAATTGCAATTGGCGGCGGGGCCTGGCGCTGAGCTAGGCGGATCCCACCAGGTGCCACACCTCGGCAGGTTTACGGTGCGGCATCGCTGCCGCGGCGATACATTTTAACCGGGCATCCCCCCATGCTTCCACGACGATGTGTTCACGGGCGGTTACCTCGATCTGTTCCCCCGGTGTGAGTACGTAGTCACACGGGTCCCCGCTCCGCGTCAGGTAGAGACATCCCGCCAGACAGCGCAGGGCCCTCACTTCCTTGTTTCCGTCAATCCCCAGTACAGCGCCATCATCGAGTCCGATTTCCATGACTCCCCCTTCCGCTTCACCGAAGCGGCTATTCCTTTGATGATGGATACTATAAAGTACCTTGCGAAAAATAACAGATACATTAAATTACAATTGTCACCATAACAGTTTGACAATCGCGACACTGTACCCTATTTTTATTCGCGCAACTGTTACTGTCGCAAGACTTGCCGACTCGATAGGATGTGGCCCATGGAAAAGAACTGCAGCGTCAACGGCTCGAAAACGCCCCTTTATGAAGAAGTCGCCGGGCAGGTCGCCCACCTCATCGAAGAGGGCACCTTCGGCCCCGGCTCGCGGATACCCTCGGTGCGGGCCTTGAGCCGTCAGCTCAACGTGAGCATCAACACGGTGATGGAGGCGTACGGGCTGCTGGAGGACCGCAGCCTCATCGAGGCACGTCCGCAGTCAGGGTACTACGTGCTGGCGCGTCTCGGGAACATCCCTGCCGAGCCAGGGGTCTCGTCCCCGCGCTCGCAGCCGACGAAGGTGAGCATCAAGGAGCTCTCCAACATGATCATGCGCGACATGCGGGACACCTCCCTCGTCCCGCTCGGCGCGGCGATCCCCAATCCCGAGCACCTCCCGGTGGACAGGCTGAACCGCATGCTCTCCACCGAGGCGCGCCGCTACCGGGAGCAGAGCGTTTCCTACGAGAGCCCTCCCGGTTGCGAGAAGCTGCGGGTGCAGGTCGCCCGCCGTCTCGTCTCCACCGGCTGCACCCTCACCCCGGACCAGATCGTCACCACCTGCGGCTGCATGGAAGCGGTCAATCTCGCGCTCCTTGCCGTCTGCCGCCCCGGTGACACCGTCGCCATCGAGTCGCCGAGCTACTACAACTTCCTGCAGGCACTGGAGCTTTACGGCCTGAAGGCGCTGGAGATACCGACCCATCCGCGGGACGGGATGAGGATCGACACCCTGCGCTACGCCATGGAGCACAACAAGATCAGCGCCTGCCTCGTGGTGAGCAACTTCTCCAACCCGTTGGGGAGTCTCATGCCGGACGACAAAAAAAAGGAGCTTGTGGAGCTCCTGGCCGCGCACGACGTCCCTCTCATCGAGGACGACCTGAACGGCGACCTCAGCTTCTCGCACGAGCGGCCGCGGGTGGCGAAGTCGTACGACAAGAAGGGGCTGGTGATGCTCTGCTCCTCCTTTTCCAAGACGCTCGCACCGGGGTACCGGGTCGGCTGGATCGCGCCGGGGCGCTTTCAGGGGGAGATCGAGAGACTGAAGGGGATCACCACGATAGCCGACGCCACCCCGCCGCAACTGGCGATAGCGGAGTTTCTGGCAAATGGCGGCTACGACCATCACCTGAGGACCCTGAGGCGGATCCACGCCCGGCAGACCTCGCTCATGGCGCAGGCGGTCGGACGCTACTTCCCTGAAGGGACGAAGATCACCAATCCTGCAGGGGGGTTTGTGCTGTGGGTGGAGTTTCCGGAATACGTCGACTCCCTCGTCCTGTACGAGCAGGCGCTGAAGGCGGGTATCACCATCGCGCCGGGGCCGGTCTTCTCGGCGATGCAGAAGTACCGCAACTGCATTCGCCTCAATGCCGGATACTGGTCCGATAGGGTGGAACGGGCGATAGAAACGCTCGGGAAATTTGCCGCAGCGATGGAGAGTTGAGGGGCGCACCCCATCCCCGCCCTGTCCCTCCCCCTTGAAAGGCTCCTCCGGCAATTCCGGGGTCGGTACATTGCCACGAAGCACTGCAGAAGGCCCAACGTTCCCCCCTTTGCGAAGGTTCATCCGGGAATTCCGGGAATTCAGCCCGGTCGCTTCCGTTGACGTGAGGGGACACTAGTGGCGCCGCGCTGGAGCACAGGCTTCCCAGCCTGTACCGCGGCGCCAGCCGCGCGGTCTGTGGCGGCTGCGCCGCCATCGCAGGCAAGATGCCTACGCTCCAGCGTGGGCGCACCCGGATTCTTTGTAGCGCGTTCCCCAGAATTCCCGGAAGACCCTTCGCGAAGGGGGGACAGGGGGGATTTAGCTCTTCGTTGGCACTGAGATATCTCTTCACTGCCCCGGGGCCTCACGCTGGAGCGCAGGCATCTCCGCCCACGTTGGCGGCGCAGCCGCCATCTCCCCGGAGCCCGGAGATAGTCAGTGGATCCCCAGGAAACCCCGTATCCCGGTAAAGACCAGCTGAGCGGCGATCGCGGCGAGCATGAGGCCGGTGAGCTTGCTCATGATCGTTATCCCCTTCCTCCCGATCACATGCTCTATCGCCTGCGCGCAGTACAGAATTATCCCGATGCACAACACCGCTGCGGCAAGCGCACCGCATCCCGCCGTCACCTGCCAGTACTCCTGCAGATCAGCACCCATGACCATCAAGGCACCGGTCGTCGCCGGCCCCACCGTGATCGGGATCGCCAGCGGCACGACTGAAATGTCGTCCTGCCGCTCTCCAGGCGCGACCGCCTCCCCCTGCACCATCTGCACGGCCGAAAGGAAAAGGAGGGCGCCGGCGCCGATGCGGAAAGCGTCGAGGGTGATGCCGAAGAGGGTGAAGAGATGGTTGCCGAAGAAATAGAGAATGAAACAGGCGAGCAAGACGGCGAAGGTGACGCGGACCGCCAGCCTGCGCCTCCCCTCCCCTCCCATCTCCTGGGTCATCGCCAGAAATACGGAGAGGACGAAGAAGGGGGTGAGGAGGAAGAAGAACTTGATCCACACGCTGATGAAGAAGTTTACGTACATGTTCATGATGCCTCCGTCGTGGCGGAGGAGGCTCCAGTCACCGCCGCACTCTTTGAGTAGCGGGACGAGACCCTGGTAAAGATGAAGAGGCCGGCAAAGATCAGCGCCCCGCCGAGAAGCTGGCGCGCGGTCGGGGTCTCATGGAGGAAGATCGAGGCCCAAAGGATTGCTCCGAGCGGCTCGCCGAGGATGCTGACGGAGACGACCGACGCCTGCACGTAGCGTAGCGCCCAGTTGAAGGTCGTGTGGCCAAGGACTGTGCACACGCCCGCCAGTGCAAGAACGAGTACCCAGTCTGCAGCGGGATACGGGTAAAAAGGGATCTTCGCAAAGAGGGTCGCCGCGACCAGCACGACGGAGCTCACGCCGTAGGTCACGAAGGTATACCCGGAGAGCTCCACGCTCCCCCGCAGCCGCCGCCCGATCAGGATGTAGCCGGAGACGAAGATTGCTGCGGCAAATGCCAGCACGTCCCCCCAGAAGGCATCCATCCCGATCTTGAAATCCCCCGCCCCGATGACGAAGCTGCCGGAGAGGGCGAGTATCCCGCCAAAGACGGCCATGCGCGGCACCTTCTCTCCAAAGAAGAGCCACGAGCCGAGGAGCACGAAGACGGGCTGGGTGGTGACGATGACGACGGAGCTGGCGACGCTTGTGTATTTGAGCGAGGTGAACCAGGTGACGAAGTGGAGCGCCAGGAAGGCGCCGCTTCCGGCGCACAGGAGGAGCTGCCGGCGATTCATCGCTCGCACGCCGCGAAGGCGCCCGGCAACAGTGGTGGGCGCCAGGAGAAGGAAGGTGAAAAGGAGCCGGTAGCTCGCGATAATGAGGGGGGGCGCCGTGCACAGCCGCACGAAGAGCGCCGAGAAGGAGACGGCAAAAACCCCTACCAGGACTGCAAGGTAGGGGTTCACCAGCGGTTTATGTACGGTTGCCTCAGGCACCCTATTCTCCAAGGTAAGCCTTGCGCACCTCGGGATTAGCTGCCAGCTCCTTGGCGTCACCTTTCAGGACGACCTCGCCCGTCTCGAGGACGTAGGCGCGGTTGGCGATGGAGAGCGCCATGTGGGCGTTCTGCTCCACCAGCATGATCGTCGTCCCGGTCTTGTTGATCTCGCCGATGATCTCGAAGATCTTCTCCACCAGCATCGGAGCAAGCCCCATGGAGGGCTCGTCCAGGAGGAGGAGCTTCGGGCTGGTCATCAGGGCGCGCCCCATGGCGAGCATCTGCTGCTCCCCGCCGGAGAGGGTCTTCGCGAGCTGCTTCTTGCGCTCGGCAAGGCGGGGGAAGAGCGAAAAGGCCCGCTCGATCCCGTCCTGCATCATCTTCTTGTCGCTCTTGGAATAGGCACCCATCTCCAGGTTCTCCAGAACGCTCATCTTGGAGAAGACGCGACGCCCTTCCGGAACCTGGCAGATCCCCATCTTCACGATCTCGTGGGGGGGAACCTGGGTAATATCTTTTCCGTTATAGGAGATCTTGCCGGCGGCCGCCGGGACGATCCCCGAGATGGTGTTGAGAATGGTGGTCTTCCCGGCGCCGTTGGCACCGATCAGCGCTACGATCTCACCCTGCTTCACTTCGCAGTTGACACCTTTGAGGGCCTTGATCGCCTTGTAATTTACCGAGAGTTGTTCAACGACGAGCATCATCTGATCCTTTGCGATCTTGGTCTTGGTCCCTAGTGGACGGCCGCTTTGCCGAGGTAGGCCTCGATGACCTTCGGGTTGGCGCGCACCTCGTCCGGGTTCCCCTCGGCGATCTTAACGCCGTAGTCGAGAACGGTGATCCGGTCGGAGATCCCCATCACGAACTTCATGTCGTGCTCCACGAGGAAAA
The DNA window shown above is from Geomonas sp. RF6 and carries:
- a CDS encoding ABC transporter substrate-binding protein — encoded protein: MRKRVSLASAVLAVALSVSSVFAADASRPLIGVSKIVSHPALDAVEKGLQDELAALKISAQFDLQNANGDSNTAASIANKFQSEKVAVAVGIATPTAQALVNTLKTTPVVFSAVTDPVKAGLVRSLTKGGKYVTGVSDMTPVKQQIELLLKMKKVKRLGHIYTSSEENAVVLAGVVKQACKDLNIEFVETTVSKSSEVKQAVQAIVRRVDALYISTDNTVVSALSAVTDVAMKNKIPVMSADPSSAEKFPVLAAWGFDYYKMGRVTGQMVAAILKGKKPEQMPTRFMTKASDVDLLINLDVAKKLGLAVPQDLVKTANKVVQNGALTKK
- a CDS encoding ABC transporter permease yields the protein MIEGIFVEGLIYGIMVLGVFISFRVLDFPDLTVDGSFPLGAALMATCILSGINLWVALLIAFAGGVIAGYATALIHNHLKVPNLLAGILTMTMLYSVNIRVLGNRANVPLLNQDTVLTFVAARLEGIVPEEYQVLVFFVIVAIIIKVLLDMFFRTDLGLTIGAMGNNEQMVVSQGVDPKTLKAIGLGLSNGLVALSGAFAAQYLGFADVGLGQGIIISGLASVMIGEFLIMKSNRISVLTLCALLGSICFHGVLYVGRYYGYLVKMTPNDLNLIKGILIIILLVATQSRKLKKPSRGVVSK
- a CDS encoding ABC transporter ATP-binding protein, with the protein product MIELKDVSMIFNQGTVNENQAISNINLRVKEGDFITVIGSNGAGKSTLFNLIAGTITPTFGSIHLNNRNVTREPEYKRAKYIGRIFQNPLLGTAGNMSLEDNMMITYRKGFKWLKRSLNHAKRELFRSELVQLRMGLEDRMKENLAMFSGGQRQALTLLMVVLSKPDLILLDEHTAALDPKNAEIVLELTNKFIEEYKLTAMMITHNMTHAIEFGNRLLMMDKGEIIFDVEGQAKKELTVERLIEKFHEIRHKSFENDRTLLSED
- a CDS encoding methyl-accepting chemotaxis protein, which produces MYSWMNLKVKTKCLVLVALAVVTMAALVAGGLLKMQGMARSEEDMSAAVRHVGLLNDLKGHLFSMRLDVARILLVKDRSKVEELAQDLEVQRSKIVDGIAEFKKSELEPKEKDLIDIFAAGSEAYHAEAVKLSRTVAGHLGDPAKREEDLAYATRNITPLSEKPTKAIVELVQYNIDAAAATYRSDLSGYHSSITWTVAIGAAAALLLCALGVLIANSISRPLRSVFGTLTEVAAGDLTARSSITTRDEMGMLAGEVNQMAQTLMGLMQRVASNSRAVASAASDLHDTSEVISNGADEVACQTGTVATATEEMAATSGDIAQNCHLAAVEGKGATASAEAGAAVVKETVQVMSRIATRVKASAATVASLGQRSDQIGEIVGTIEDIADQTNLLALNAAIEAARAGEQGRGFAVVADEVRALAERTTKATREIGEMIRSIQAETRDAVQAMEEGVHEVGAGTVEAEKSGASLQEILEKVSGVTLQIAQIATAAEQQTATTAEISSNITQITGVVQRTSSGAHHCAGAASDLATLAEDLQSLVGKFKLA
- a CDS encoding AzlD domain-containing protein, coding for MPDIHYVLLIVGMGLATYLPRMLPLTLLSRRQLPRWLTDWLDLVPVAILSSLVAPVLVTTGTPRTFDPSRPDLLAAIPTLFFALKTRSLAGTVIVGMALYWLLGLVLR
- a CDS encoding AzlC family ABC transporter permease, with the translated sequence MVSERHCVVRDGLGAAWPVCLGYLPIGLSFGVLAQKAGLGPLHVLLMSVLVFAGGSQFIAVAMIGSGVSAVTIVATTFVVNLRHLLMSSAMSVHFPGISRRFLALFAYGVTDESFAVNMARFRGEGWDRWRALTMNQAANACWVVSTVAGVYIGNLVPPGAFGIDYALTGMFICLLTFQFRERLHIITAVVAAVLSVSFSLIFQGNGHIIAASCAAATIGFLIKRHSRKRKVHA